A part of Mycolicibacterium sp. TUM20985 genomic DNA contains:
- the hemE gene encoding uroporphyrinogen decarboxylase, which translates to MSTRRDLPESPYLTAVAGRKPTRVPVWFMRQAGRSLPEYRALRAKTTMMQACFDAELITEITLQPVRRHGVDAAILFSDIVVPLKASGIDLDIVPDVGPVIAQPIRTAADVAALKPLDRSKVAPVAEAIAMLVGALGQVPLIGFAGAPFTLASYLVEGGPSRNHERTKAMMLGESDVWHELMTVLTDITIGFLRAQLDAGVDAIQLFDSWAGTLSLADYRTYVLPHSARVFEALAAEGVPMTHFGVGTAELLGAMSEAVSVGAKPVVGVDWRTSLTDAAARVRPGVALQGNLDPVVLLAGWPVVERAVRSVVDDGRRAVDAGATGHVFNLGHGVLPPTDPGIVTEAVALVHSL; encoded by the coding sequence ATGAGTACCCGTCGCGACCTGCCCGAGTCGCCGTATCTGACCGCCGTTGCAGGCCGGAAGCCCACCCGAGTGCCGGTGTGGTTCATGCGGCAGGCCGGCCGGTCACTGCCCGAGTACCGCGCGTTGCGGGCGAAGACCACGATGATGCAAGCCTGCTTCGACGCCGAGCTGATCACCGAGATCACCCTGCAGCCGGTACGCAGGCACGGCGTCGACGCGGCCATTCTCTTCTCCGACATCGTCGTCCCGCTGAAGGCCTCGGGGATCGACCTGGACATCGTGCCCGACGTGGGGCCGGTCATCGCGCAGCCGATCCGGACCGCGGCCGACGTCGCCGCGCTGAAGCCGCTAGACCGGTCGAAGGTGGCGCCCGTCGCCGAGGCGATAGCCATGCTGGTGGGGGCGCTGGGCCAGGTGCCGCTGATTGGCTTCGCGGGTGCGCCGTTCACCCTGGCGTCCTATCTGGTCGAGGGCGGACCCAGCCGCAACCACGAACGCACCAAGGCCATGATGTTGGGGGAGTCCGACGTCTGGCACGAGTTGATGACCGTTCTCACCGACATCACGATCGGCTTCCTGCGCGCTCAGCTCGACGCAGGCGTAGATGCGATCCAGCTGTTCGACTCCTGGGCGGGGACCTTGTCCCTGGCCGACTACCGCACCTATGTACTGCCGCACAGCGCGCGGGTGTTCGAGGCGCTCGCCGCCGAGGGCGTGCCCATGACGCACTTCGGGGTGGGTACCGCCGAACTGCTCGGCGCCATGTCGGAGGCGGTGTCGGTGGGTGCCAAGCCGGTCGTCGGAGTGGACTGGCGGACCTCGCTCACCGACGCCGCCGCGAGGGTGCGCCCGGGGGTAGCGCTGCAGGGAAACCTCGACCCGGTGGTGCTGCTGGCAGGCTGGCCGGTGGTGGAGCGGGCGGTGCGCAGCGTCGTCGACGACGGACGCCGAGCGGTCGATGCGGGCGCGACCGGCCACGTGTTCAACCTGGGCCACGGGGTGCTGCCTCCGACGGACCCGGGCATCGTCACCGAGGCAGTAGCTCTGGTGCACTCGTTGTGA
- a CDS encoding cation:proton antiporter: MALVLAFGVVLLISVSLSGVAARTVLSTALLFLVAGALIGPGGFGLVSISSDDSIVSLLADIALFTVLFTDGQRANLAALKENWSLSGRALGLGMPLTMIGIAVPAHYLIGLDWPTAFLIGAILSPTDPVFAAALVGRSDIPLRLRRLLNVESGLNDGLALPFVLIFLATAQHADSDVATVGVELILGLLLGAVVAAVVALAWRTNVLTAEPRLQPLGPVAIAVVVYAGCHLTHANPYLAAFAAGSVLATLDHVTAERFEPFGDLLAELTKFAALLVFGALITPERLSHLGWQGWLLAAVAILVVRPAAMLLSLLRTSLPRSERLTAAWFGPKGFASVVYGLLVLQAGIRDGELVFDLVAVTIALSIVLHSSTDVPVARMLRIEPPDNLPAGRQGADARSEVPPPPLEKT, from the coding sequence GTGGCGCTCGTACTCGCCTTTGGCGTCGTTCTGCTGATCAGCGTCTCCCTTTCCGGTGTCGCCGCCAGGACCGTGTTGTCTACCGCGCTGCTGTTCCTCGTGGCGGGGGCTCTGATCGGACCGGGCGGCTTCGGCCTGGTGTCGATCAGCTCGGACGACTCGATCGTGTCGCTCCTCGCAGACATCGCCCTCTTCACGGTGCTGTTCACGGACGGCCAACGCGCGAATCTTGCTGCATTGAAGGAGAATTGGTCACTGTCCGGGCGAGCGCTCGGACTTGGAATGCCGCTCACGATGATCGGCATTGCCGTCCCGGCGCACTATCTCATTGGCCTCGACTGGCCGACGGCCTTCCTCATCGGCGCCATTCTGTCTCCGACCGACCCGGTGTTCGCCGCCGCGCTCGTCGGGCGGTCCGACATCCCGCTTCGGTTGCGTCGGCTTCTCAACGTCGAGAGCGGACTCAACGACGGCTTGGCGCTGCCCTTCGTGCTGATCTTCCTAGCCACGGCCCAGCATGCGGACTCCGACGTCGCCACCGTGGGGGTGGAGCTGATCCTCGGCTTGCTCCTCGGAGCCGTCGTCGCCGCGGTCGTGGCGTTGGCCTGGCGCACGAATGTCCTCACCGCCGAGCCCCGACTGCAACCGCTGGGACCGGTGGCGATCGCGGTCGTCGTGTACGCCGGTTGCCACCTCACCCACGCCAACCCCTACCTCGCCGCCTTCGCTGCCGGTTCGGTTCTGGCCACCCTCGACCACGTGACGGCCGAACGGTTCGAACCATTCGGTGATCTCCTCGCAGAGCTGACGAAGTTCGCCGCACTCCTCGTGTTCGGTGCCCTCATCACGCCGGAGCGGCTGTCCCACCTCGGATGGCAGGGGTGGCTGCTCGCAGCCGTGGCGATCCTGGTCGTGCGGCCCGCCGCGATGCTTCTCTCCCTGCTACGCACCTCGCTGCCGCGCAGTGAGCGGCTCACCGCTGCCTGGTTCGGACCCAAGGGGTTTGCCTCGGTGGTCTACGGGCTGCTGGTGTTGCAGGCCGGCATTAGGGATGGCGAATTGGTGTTCGATCTGGTGGCGGTGACGATCGCGTTGTCGATAGTGCTCCATTCGTCCACGGACGTCCCGGTCGCGCGGATGCTGCGCATCGAACCCCCTGACAACCTCCCCGCGGGGCGTCAGGGTGCCGATGCCCGGTCCGAGGTCCCGCCGCCGCCTTTGGAGAAGACATGA
- the nhaA gene encoding Na+/H+ antiporter NhaA, which translates to MLALGSWSEARRFSEILRRETVGGLLLLFAASAALVWANSPWSAAYKTVSEFAIGPEALHLNLTLASWAADGLLAIFFFVVGVELKREFVAGDLRDPARAALPIAAAIGGMVFPAAIFITINLVAGHPDYLDGWAVPIATDIAFALAVLAVLATHLPTALRTFLLTLAVVDDLLAIIVIAVFFTDHLALGPLALALLPFGLFVLAVQRGVTRWWVLLPLAGATWALVHASGIHATVAGVLMGFAIPVLGRHASAETFEHLLRPVSAGFAVPVFAFFAAGVTVGGWTGLGDALSHPVTLGVMAGLVIGKPLGVWLTAYLLAKFTHAELDDDLAWRDVLGVALLAGIGFTVSLLIGELAFGYGTVTSDDVKIGVLVGSVLAGALAAVVLVSRNATYRRIYERETLDADADGVPDVYEA; encoded by the coding sequence ATGCTCGCGCTGGGCTCGTGGTCGGAGGCCAGGCGCTTCTCCGAGATCCTCCGCAGGGAAACCGTCGGCGGCCTGCTGCTCCTGTTCGCCGCGAGCGCTGCGTTGGTCTGGGCGAATTCGCCCTGGTCGGCGGCCTACAAGACGGTTTCCGAGTTCGCGATCGGGCCGGAGGCACTGCACCTCAACCTGACGTTGGCGTCATGGGCCGCCGACGGTCTGCTTGCAATCTTCTTCTTCGTGGTGGGCGTGGAACTCAAGCGCGAATTCGTCGCCGGGGACCTGCGTGACCCCGCCAGGGCAGCCCTTCCGATTGCGGCCGCCATCGGGGGAATGGTCTTTCCGGCTGCGATCTTCATCACCATCAATCTCGTCGCCGGGCATCCCGACTACCTCGATGGGTGGGCGGTGCCGATCGCCACGGACATTGCGTTCGCGCTAGCCGTGCTCGCGGTGCTCGCCACGCATCTGCCGACCGCCCTGCGAACGTTCCTGCTGACGCTCGCGGTGGTCGACGACCTCCTGGCGATCATCGTCATCGCCGTGTTCTTCACCGACCACCTCGCACTGGGGCCGCTCGCCCTGGCGCTACTGCCCTTCGGGTTGTTCGTGCTGGCGGTGCAACGCGGGGTGACGCGCTGGTGGGTCCTACTACCTCTGGCGGGCGCGACCTGGGCGCTCGTCCACGCTAGCGGGATACATGCCACGGTCGCCGGGGTGCTCATGGGCTTCGCGATTCCGGTGCTGGGACGGCACGCGTCGGCGGAGACCTTCGAACACCTGCTGCGCCCGGTGTCGGCAGGTTTCGCGGTGCCCGTGTTCGCCTTCTTCGCGGCGGGCGTGACGGTGGGGGGATGGACCGGCCTTGGCGACGCCCTCTCCCATCCGGTCACCCTCGGTGTCATGGCGGGATTGGTGATCGGCAAACCACTCGGCGTGTGGTTGACGGCGTACCTGCTGGCCAAGTTCACTCACGCCGAGCTGGACGACGACCTGGCCTGGCGTGACGTGCTGGGGGTTGCTCTGCTCGCGGGGATCGGCTTCACGGTGTCGCTCCTCATCGGCGAGCTGGCCTTTGGTTACGGGACCGTGACGAGTGACGACGTCAAGATCGGCGTCCTCGTCGGATCGGTGTTGGCCGGGGCGTTGGCGGCCGTCGTTCTGGTCAGCCGCAATGCCACCTACCGCCGCATCTACGAGCGCGAGACCCTCGACGCCGACGCCGACGGTGTGCCCGACGTCTACGAGGCTTGA
- a CDS encoding ribonuclease D, translated as MTTPLLAPADGVPELAVTSDQILAAAELLVSGHGPFAIDAERASGFRYSNRAYLIQIRRAGAGTVLVDPVNHGEDAAMVMAPLADVLDTDEWILHAADQDLPCLAELGMVPPQLYDTELAGRLAGFDRVNLAAMVQRLLGLQLMKGHGAADWSKRPLPEDWLNYAALDVEVLLELRTAIADELKAQGKTRWAAEEFEHLRTYIASPTRRDRWRRTSGIHKVKSPRTLAAVRELWTTRDQIAQQRDIAPGRILPDAAIINAATADPDSVDKLLRLPVFGGSRQRRSAAVWLDALARARAGEDLPSASEPLTGPPPAVRWSRRKPEAAERLEAVRAGLNELSQRVSVPTENLLTPELVRRLVWDWQPVPDVTAVVDAFLAEAGARPWQRELTVPVLTESLTPAEAPTED; from the coding sequence GTGACCACCCCGCTCCTCGCCCCCGCCGACGGGGTGCCCGAGCTGGCCGTCACCTCCGACCAAATCCTCGCTGCCGCCGAACTCCTGGTGTCGGGACACGGCCCCTTCGCCATCGATGCCGAGCGGGCGTCGGGCTTTCGGTACTCCAACCGCGCCTACCTGATTCAGATCCGGCGTGCGGGCGCGGGCACCGTCCTCGTCGACCCCGTGAACCACGGTGAGGACGCCGCGATGGTGATGGCGCCACTGGCCGACGTGCTCGACACCGACGAGTGGATTCTGCACGCCGCCGACCAGGACCTGCCGTGCCTGGCCGAACTGGGCATGGTGCCGCCTCAGCTGTACGACACCGAGCTGGCCGGCCGACTTGCCGGGTTCGACCGGGTGAACCTGGCGGCGATGGTGCAACGCCTGCTGGGCTTGCAGTTGATGAAGGGCCACGGCGCGGCGGACTGGTCCAAACGGCCGCTGCCCGAAGACTGGCTCAACTACGCCGCCCTCGACGTGGAAGTGCTGCTCGAATTGCGCACGGCGATCGCCGACGAACTCAAGGCGCAAGGCAAGACCCGTTGGGCCGCAGAGGAATTCGAGCACCTGCGAACATACATCGCCTCGCCGACGCGGCGAGATCGCTGGCGCCGGACCTCGGGCATCCACAAGGTGAAGAGTCCACGGACGCTGGCCGCCGTCCGCGAACTCTGGACGACCCGCGACCAGATCGCGCAGCAACGCGACATCGCACCGGGGCGCATCCTGCCCGACGCAGCGATCATCAACGCCGCCACCGCGGACCCCGACTCCGTCGACAAGCTGCTGCGGTTGCCGGTGTTCGGCGGGTCACGTCAGCGCCGGAGTGCTGCCGTCTGGCTCGACGCCCTGGCGCGCGCCCGCGCCGGCGAGGACCTACCGAGTGCCTCGGAGCCGCTGACCGGACCACCGCCCGCCGTGCGTTGGAGTCGACGCAAGCCCGAGGCAGCTGAACGGCTCGAGGCCGTCCGCGCCGGTCTCAACGAACTGTCGCAACGGGTTTCGGTGCCGACCGAGAACCTGCTGACACCCGAGCTGGTGCGGCGGCTGGTGTGGGACTGGCAACCGGTGCCCGACGTCACCGCGGTCGTCGACGCTTTCCTCGCGGAGGCGGGCGCCCGCCCCTGGCAGCGGGAGTTGACGGTGCCGGTCCTGACGGAGTCGCTGACCCCCGCCGAGGCGCCGACCGAGGACTAG
- a CDS encoding protoporphyrinogen oxidase, with the protein MSSTRTPVYCVVGGGISGLVAAYRLRIAAGPDAAITVFDPADRLGGSLRTERIGGQSVDVGAEAFIARRPEVTALLAELGLANRQIGTTGVRPLIYSEGRLHPMPQGTLQGIPAQASSVAGLVDEATVAWIADERSRPFSWRIGAEPTVAELIGDRFGAQVVARSVDPLLAGVYAGSSATIGLRSAVPTLAAALDRGARNLTDAVREALPPPVGGSVFGAVDGGYAVLLEALIGRARFHWAQVAVERVDRDGAGWTLVDDEGGHSRADGVVLAVPAPRLPRLVDGVAPRSATAARRIQVASSSLVVLALPGGTPLPEQSGVLAASGERLNSKAMTLTSRKWGRRGNVELVRLSFGRFGDTMARSVGDDDLLAWASEDLATVFGIDCEPVDCRVQRWIDALPQYAPGHAGVIAELRAGLPPGLAVAGGYLDGVGVPACVASGTMAAAALTTSDVAR; encoded by the coding sequence GTGAGTTCGACCCGCACTCCGGTGTATTGCGTTGTGGGCGGCGGTATTTCGGGACTCGTTGCCGCCTACCGGTTGCGCATCGCCGCCGGACCCGATGCCGCGATCACGGTGTTCGACCCCGCCGACCGGCTGGGTGGCTCGTTGCGCACCGAGCGCATCGGCGGTCAATCGGTGGACGTCGGTGCCGAGGCGTTCATCGCACGGCGCCCCGAGGTGACGGCGCTACTGGCCGAGTTGGGTCTGGCCAACCGCCAGATCGGCACGACGGGTGTGCGTCCCCTGATCTACAGCGAGGGCCGCCTGCATCCGATGCCGCAGGGCACTTTGCAGGGCATTCCCGCGCAGGCATCGTCGGTTGCGGGGCTGGTCGACGAGGCGACGGTCGCGTGGATCGCCGACGAGCGATCGAGACCCTTCTCGTGGCGCATCGGCGCCGAGCCCACGGTGGCCGAGCTGATCGGGGATCGCTTCGGTGCGCAGGTGGTGGCGCGATCGGTGGATCCGCTGCTGGCGGGCGTCTATGCCGGATCGTCGGCCACCATCGGACTGCGTTCGGCCGTACCGACTTTGGCGGCGGCGCTGGACCGTGGCGCGCGCAACCTCACCGACGCCGTGCGCGAGGCGCTGCCGCCGCCTGTGGGCGGTTCGGTGTTCGGCGCCGTCGACGGCGGTTACGCGGTGCTCCTCGAAGCCTTGATCGGCCGGGCCCGGTTCCACTGGGCTCAGGTCGCCGTCGAGCGGGTCGACCGCGATGGCGCCGGGTGGACCCTGGTCGACGACGAGGGCGGTCACTCGCGCGCCGACGGGGTGGTGCTGGCCGTTCCGGCGCCCCGGCTGCCACGGCTGGTGGACGGCGTCGCGCCGCGGTCGGCGACTGCGGCCCGCCGCATCCAGGTCGCCTCGTCGTCGCTGGTGGTGCTGGCGCTGCCCGGGGGAACTCCGCTGCCCGAGCAGTCGGGCGTGCTGGCGGCGTCCGGTGAACGGCTGAACTCCAAGGCGATGACGCTCACGTCGCGCAAGTGGGGCAGACGGGGCAACGTCGAACTGGTGCGGTTGTCATTCGGCCGGTTCGGCGACACGATGGCCCGCAGCGTCGGTGACGACGACTTGCTGGCCTGGGCGTCGGAGGACCTCGCCACGGTGTTCGGCATCGACTGCGAACCCGTGGACTGCCGTGTTCAGCGGTGGATCGACGCGCTGCCGCAGTACGCGCCGGGGCATGCCGGCGTGATCGCCGAGTTGCGGGCCGGCCTGCCTCCGGGGTTGGCCGTGGCCGGCGGTTACCTCGACGGCGTCGGCGTGCCCGCCTGTGTGGCGTCCGGCACCATGGCGGCGGCCGCGCTGACCACGTCGGACGTGGCACGATGA
- a CDS encoding ArsB/NhaD family transporter, with protein MTTVAVAVFAISYVLIATEKISKVKAALGGAAIVVILGIVGSEDVFYSHETGIDWDVIFLLFGMMIIVGVLRQTGVFEYTAIWAAKRAGGSALRVMLLLVLITAIASALLDNVTTVLLIAPVTLLVCDRLGLKPTPFLIAEVFASNIGGAATLVGDPPNIIIASRAGLSFNDFLVHMAPISVIALIVLVVTLPVLFRGSFTVDPARVDDVMALNEREAIRDPRLLAKSGVVLLGVFAAFIGHSIIHIEPSVVALLGAGILILISRVDREDYLGSVEWETLLFFVGLFILVGALVKTGAIGTLARLAADLTGGNALFATMLILFVSALLSGVIDNIPYVATMSPVVADLVADISDPAQSQALWWALAIGADFGGNLTAVGASANVVMLGIAAREGHPISFWEFTRKGAVVTALTIGVAAPYLWLRYFVFA; from the coding sequence ATGACCACGGTCGCCGTCGCAGTCTTCGCGATTTCATACGTCCTCATCGCCACCGAGAAGATCTCGAAGGTCAAGGCCGCCCTCGGCGGTGCGGCGATCGTGGTGATACTCGGCATCGTCGGCTCAGAGGACGTCTTCTACTCGCACGAGACGGGGATCGACTGGGACGTCATCTTCCTGCTGTTCGGGATGATGATCATCGTCGGCGTGCTCCGCCAGACGGGTGTCTTCGAATACACCGCGATCTGGGCGGCCAAGCGGGCAGGCGGTTCGGCCCTGCGAGTGATGCTGCTCCTGGTCCTGATCACCGCAATAGCCTCGGCGTTGCTCGACAACGTCACCACCGTGTTGTTGATCGCCCCGGTGACGCTGCTGGTCTGCGACCGGCTCGGCCTCAAACCCACCCCGTTCCTCATCGCGGAGGTCTTCGCCTCCAACATCGGCGGCGCGGCAACGCTGGTCGGCGACCCCCCGAACATCATCATCGCCAGCCGGGCGGGCCTGTCCTTCAACGACTTCCTGGTGCACATGGCACCGATATCCGTCATCGCCCTCATCGTCCTCGTGGTGACCCTGCCGGTCCTGTTCCGCGGATCCTTCACCGTCGACCCCGCACGGGTCGACGACGTGATGGCGTTGAACGAGCGCGAGGCGATCCGTGATCCCCGACTGCTGGCGAAGTCCGGCGTAGTGCTGCTGGGTGTGTTCGCCGCCTTCATCGGTCACTCGATCATTCACATCGAACCGTCGGTGGTGGCGCTACTCGGTGCCGGAATCCTGATCCTGATCTCCCGCGTCGACCGCGAGGACTACCTCGGCAGCGTCGAATGGGAGACGTTGTTGTTCTTCGTCGGGTTGTTCATCTTGGTCGGTGCCTTGGTCAAGACCGGCGCGATCGGGACTCTGGCCCGGCTGGCCGCGGACCTCACCGGCGGCAATGCGCTGTTCGCGACGATGTTGATCCTCTTCGTCTCCGCGCTGCTCTCCGGCGTCATCGACAACATCCCCTACGTGGCCACCATGAGTCCCGTGGTCGCCGATCTGGTCGCCGACATCAGCGATCCAGCGCAGAGCCAGGCCCTGTGGTGGGCGTTGGCGATCGGCGCCGACTTCGGCGGCAACCTGACGGCAGTGGGTGCGAGTGCCAACGTGGTGATGCTCGGCATCGCGGCACGGGAGGGCCATCCGATCAGCTTCTGGGAGTTCACCCGTAAGGGCGCGGTCGTCACGGCGCTGACCATCGGCGTCGCCGCGCCGTACCTGTGGCTGCGGTACTTCGTCTTCGCCTGA
- a CDS encoding DUF3000 domain-containing protein yields the protein MNATTVRPEIELGPIRPPQRLAPYSYALGAEVRHPETAIVPERSDGDAFGRLILLHDPEGAEAWDGTMRLVAYIQADLDSSEAVDPLLPEVAWSWLVEALASHEDHFTALGGTVTATTSVRYGDISGPPRAHQLELRASWTATTLDLGPHVRAFCEVLEHAAGLPPDGVTDLGARTRA from the coding sequence ATGAACGCCACCACCGTCCGGCCCGAGATAGAGCTCGGCCCGATCCGCCCACCCCAGCGGTTGGCGCCCTACAGCTATGCGCTCGGCGCGGAGGTTCGGCACCCCGAGACGGCGATCGTCCCCGAACGCTCCGATGGCGACGCGTTCGGTCGGCTGATCCTGCTGCACGACCCCGAGGGCGCCGAGGCCTGGGACGGCACCATGCGCCTGGTGGCCTACATCCAGGCCGACCTCGACTCCAGCGAAGCCGTCGACCCCCTGCTCCCCGAGGTGGCATGGAGCTGGCTGGTCGAAGCGTTGGCGTCCCACGAGGATCACTTCACCGCACTCGGCGGCACGGTGACGGCCACGACCTCGGTGCGCTACGGCGACATCTCCGGCCCACCGCGGGCCCATCAGCTGGAACTGCGCGCGTCGTGGACCGCGACGACCCTAGACCTGGGACCGCACGTACGGGCGTTCTGCGAGGTGCTCGAACACGCCGCAGGCCTACCCCCCGACGGGGTCACCGACCTCGGCGCCCGCACGCGCGCGTGA
- the dxs gene encoding 1-deoxy-D-xylulose-5-phosphate synthase, which translates to MLSEIRGPADLQHLTQSQMDELAAEIRDFLIHKVAATGGHLGPNLGVVELTLALHRVFDSPHDPIVFDTGHQAYVHKMLTGRCADFDNLRKKGGLSGYPSRRESEHDWVESSHASTALSYADGLAKAFELSGHRNRHVVAVVGDGALTGGMCWEALNNIAASRRPVIIVVNDNGRSYAPTIGGFADHLAALRLQPAYERFLEGGRKAVRGVPLIGELCYQCMHSVKVGIKDALSPQVMFTDLGLKYVGPIDGHDEHAVEAALRHARGFNAPVIVHVATRKGMGYGPAESDEAEQMHSTGIIDPQTGLATSVAAPGWTSVFSDELIKRAAKRRDVVAITAAMPGPTGLSAFRKRFPDRFFDVGIAEQHAMTSAAGLAMGGMHPVVAIYSTFLNRAFDQMMMDVALHQLPVTIVLDRAGVTGPDGASHNGVWDMSILGVVPGMRVAAPRDAARLREELGEALEVKDGPTAIRFPKGDVGEDITALERREGVDILAVPTDDMTEDVLLVAVGPFASMALSVAERLRNQGIGVTVVDPRWVLPVPATLGPLASAHKLVVTVEDHGLHGGIGSSVSAALRHAEIDVPCRDVGVPQEFQEHASRSEVLAAVGLTEQNVARQITGWIAALGSSLAEAQVSDQFD; encoded by the coding sequence ATGCTTTCCGAGATCCGCGGTCCCGCCGATCTACAGCACCTGACGCAGTCGCAGATGGACGAGCTCGCCGCCGAGATCCGCGATTTCCTGATTCACAAGGTAGCTGCCACCGGCGGACATCTAGGCCCCAACCTGGGCGTCGTCGAGCTGACGCTGGCCCTGCACCGGGTCTTCGATTCGCCGCACGATCCCATCGTCTTCGACACCGGCCACCAGGCGTACGTGCACAAGATGCTGACGGGCCGCTGCGCGGACTTCGACAACCTCCGCAAGAAGGGCGGCCTGTCGGGCTACCCGTCGCGCAGGGAGAGCGAGCACGACTGGGTCGAGTCGAGCCACGCGAGCACCGCGCTGTCCTATGCCGACGGCCTCGCGAAGGCGTTCGAGCTCTCGGGCCACCGCAACCGGCACGTCGTGGCCGTGGTCGGTGACGGCGCGCTCACGGGCGGCATGTGCTGGGAGGCCCTGAACAACATCGCGGCGTCGCGCCGGCCGGTGATCATCGTCGTCAACGACAACGGACGCAGCTACGCGCCGACGATCGGCGGCTTCGCGGACCATCTCGCGGCGCTGCGCCTGCAGCCCGCCTACGAGCGCTTTCTCGAGGGCGGCCGCAAGGCCGTGCGCGGGGTACCCCTCATCGGCGAGCTCTGTTACCAGTGCATGCACAGCGTCAAGGTCGGCATCAAGGACGCGTTGTCGCCGCAGGTCATGTTCACCGACCTCGGGTTGAAGTACGTCGGGCCCATCGACGGCCACGACGAGCATGCCGTCGAGGCGGCGCTGCGCCACGCCCGCGGCTTCAACGCTCCAGTGATCGTGCACGTGGCCACGCGCAAGGGCATGGGCTACGGACCTGCCGAGTCCGACGAGGCCGAGCAGATGCACTCCACCGGCATCATCGACCCTCAGACGGGGCTGGCGACGTCGGTCGCCGCACCCGGCTGGACCTCGGTCTTCTCCGACGAGCTGATCAAGCGGGCCGCCAAGCGTCGCGACGTCGTCGCCATCACCGCGGCGATGCCGGGACCGACTGGGCTGAGCGCCTTCCGCAAACGCTTCCCGGACCGCTTCTTCGACGTCGGCATCGCCGAACAGCATGCGATGACCTCGGCCGCCGGGCTCGCCATGGGCGGTATGCATCCGGTCGTGGCGATCTACTCCACGTTCCTGAACCGGGCGTTCGACCAGATGATGATGGACGTTGCGCTGCACCAACTTCCGGTCACGATCGTGCTCGACCGGGCCGGTGTGACCGGGCCAGACGGAGCCAGCCACAACGGGGTCTGGGACATGTCGATACTCGGCGTCGTGCCCGGGATGCGGGTCGCCGCCCCGCGGGACGCCGCGCGGCTGCGCGAGGAACTCGGTGAGGCGCTCGAGGTGAAGGACGGACCGACCGCGATCCGCTTCCCCAAGGGTGACGTCGGCGAGGACATCACGGCGCTCGAACGGCGGGAAGGGGTCGACATCCTCGCGGTGCCCACCGACGACATGACAGAGGACGTCCTGCTGGTCGCGGTCGGCCCGTTCGCATCGATGGCACTGTCGGTGGCCGAACGCCTGCGCAACCAAGGCATCGGAGTCACGGTCGTCGATCCCCGCTGGGTGCTGCCGGTGCCCGCGACGCTCGGCCCGTTGGCATCAGCGCACAAGCTCGTCGTCACGGTCGAGGATCATGGCCTGCACGGTGGCATCGGTTCGTCGGTGTCGGCGGCGCTGCGTCATGCCGAGATCGACGTGCCGTGCCGCGACGTCGGTGTGCCGCAGGAGTTCCAGGAGCATGCGTCGCGCAGCGAGGTGCTCGCCGCGGTGGGACTGACCGAGCAGAACGTCGCCCGTCAAATCACGGGTTGGATTGCCGCCCTTGGTAGTTCGCTCGCGGAGGCGCAGGTCAGCGACCAGTTCGACTAA
- a CDS encoding CBS domain-containing protein translates to MRADQIAEEFPVVASTSNALDAGRLMAERRLPGLVVTDDEGRPMAILPASQVVRMLVPSYVQDDPSLAGVLSESMADHIADAIGDKSVAAILPKPLPDMPTVKSDDTIVEVAAVMAHERAPLVAVVEKKRLVGVITASRLLEVALGPR, encoded by the coding sequence GTGCGCGCAGATCAGATCGCCGAGGAATTTCCGGTCGTCGCCTCCACGTCCAACGCGCTGGACGCCGGTCGACTGATGGCGGAACGGCGACTTCCTGGTTTGGTGGTCACCGACGACGAGGGACGGCCGATGGCCATCCTGCCGGCCTCGCAGGTCGTTCGGATGTTGGTACCCAGCTACGTTCAGGACGATCCCTCGCTGGCGGGCGTGTTGAGCGAGTCCATGGCCGATCACATCGCGGACGCGATCGGCGACAAGAGCGTGGCCGCGATCCTGCCGAAACCCCTACCCGACATGCCGACCGTGAAGTCGGACGACACCATCGTCGAGGTGGCTGCGGTCATGGCGCACGAGCGTGCACCCTTGGTCGCGGTCGTGGAGAAGAAGCGATTGGTCGGGGTGATCACTGCATCTCGGCTGCTCGAAGTCGCGCTCGGTCCGCGCTGA